The DNA sequence GCATCGGCGGACCCGTGGCCCCCGGCGGCCCCGTCACCCGCGCGGAGGCGGCCACCGTCTTCGCCGACCTCGCCCGCCGGCCCGGCGCCGCCGCCTATCTGCGGCCCAGCCCGCTGACGGACGAGGTGTGGCGCGCGTCCGCCCCCGGCCACGTGCGCCGCTACCCGCGCATCACGCAGATCGCCGACCTGTCCGGCGGGTACGCCACGGTCTGGAGCGAGCGCTTCACCTCCAACACCCGCCGCAACGTGCGCAAGGCCGAGCGGGCCGGGATCGGCGTCGAGGTGGGCAACGACCCGCGCCTCATACGCGAGTTCGACCGGCTCTACCGGATGTCGGTGGACCGCTGGGCCGCCCAGGAGGGCACGTCCCGGCCGCGCGCCCGCTGGCGGATGTGGCGCAAGGACCCGCGGCGCAAGTTCGCCGCCGTGGCCCGCCACCTCGGCGACGCCTGCCAGATCTGGCTGGCCCACCACCAGGGCCGGGCCGTCGCCGGGATCATCACCATGCGCCAGGGCGAGCACGCCAAGTACTGGCGCGGCGCGATGGACAAGACCCACGCGGCGGCCACCGGCGCCCCCACCCTGCTCCAGGCCCTGGCCATCGAGGCGGCCTGCGCGCAGGGCTGCCGCTACTACCACATGGGCGACAGCCGTCCCGACACCCCGGTCACCCGCTTCAAGCAGCGCATGGGCGGCCGGCTGCACCACACGGAGGGCTGGTGGATCGACCCGCGCCCGGACACGGCGCCCACCGGACCCGGCCGGCACGAGGAGGCCGCAGCATGACCCTCACCGACATCGACCGGCACACCGACCGGCACCTCACCCTGCTCGACGCCGGCTGGCACCTGCCGGACGCC is a window from the Streptomyces capillispiralis genome containing:
- a CDS encoding GNAT family N-acetyltransferase — its product is MTAALLTAVRVTSPVPRDLWHAALAEDPDALATQTPGWLDAMCAVRPYRDVSRLYEWQDGRRLVLPLVRSRLTTAARAQELGWPLDWGIGGPVAPGGPVTRAEAATVFADLARRPGAAAYLRPSPLTDEVWRASAPGHVRRYPRITQIADLSGGYATVWSERFTSNTRRNVRKAERAGIGVEVGNDPRLIREFDRLYRMSVDRWAAQEGTSRPRARWRMWRKDPRRKFAAVARHLGDACQIWLAHHQGRAVAGIITMRQGEHAKYWRGAMDKTHAAATGAPTLLQALAIEAACAQGCRYYHMGDSRPDTPVTRFKQRMGGRLHHTEGWWIDPRPDTAPTGPGRHEEAAA